CTGCTGAAATGCCTGGTTTTTATCGGGAGGAAGAGTATGATTTAGCAGGTTTTGCAGTAGGTCTTGTAAAAAAAGACTCAGCAATTTGTGGTCAAGATGTAAAGGAAGGAGATATTCTAATTGGGCTTGCCTCAAGTGGTGTCCACAGTAACGGTTATTCGCTTGTGAGAAAGGTCTTTGGCATAGATGAGAATCCTAAAGTCCTTACAAAGGTTTCTGAAGAACTGGGTTTAAGCCTTGGTGAAGAGCTTTTAAAACCAACCAGAATCTACGTAAAGCCGGTTTTAAAGGTGTTAGAAAAAGTAAAGGTGAAAGGAATTGCTCATATCACAGGCGGAGGATTTTTTGAAAACATACCAAGAGCTTTTCCAAAAGAGCTTGTGGCAGTAATTGAAAAAGGATCATGGGAGATCTTGCCTATATTCAGATTGATTCAACAATATGGAAAAGTCGACGAAAATGAAATGTTTTCCACATTCAATATGGGCATTGGAATGGTTTTAATAGTTTCTAAGGACGATGTTGAGACAGCGATGAAGATTTTAAAAGAAGAAAATATTAGTTCGTATATAATAGGTACAATTGAAAAAGGCGAAGGCGGAGTTGTTCTAAGATGAAGAAGTTAGCTGTGTTTGTATCAGGTTCAGGTTCTAATCTACAGGCAATTATAGATGCTATCAAAAATGGCGAGATTTGTGCACAAATCTCTTGTGTAATCTCAAATAAAAAGAATGCTTATGCACTTGAGAGGGCAAGACAAAACCGAATAGAAGCATATTATATCTCTAAAAAGGATTTTCCAAATGAAATTGAGTATGAAAAGTATCTCGTCAATTTTCTAAAATCAAGAGAAATTGACTATATTATCTTGGCAGGATTTTTGTATATTTTCTCTGAATATTTTGTAGAAGAGTTCAAAAATCGCATTATAAATATTCATCCATCCCTTCTTCCTGCCTTTGGCGGCAAAGGAATGTATGGACTCAATGTCCACAAAAGTGTGATAGAATATGGAATGAAAGTGACAGGTGCTACAGTCCATTTTGTTGATTCTACTACAGACGGCGGACCCATAATATTGCAAAAGGCCATATATGTAAGAGATGATGACACCCCTGAAAGTTTGCAAAAAAGGGTTTTAGAAGAGGTGGAGTGGAAGATATACCCTGTAGCGATTAAACTTCTTTGTGAGGATAAAATAGAAGTCATTGGAAGAAAGGTTATTATTAAAGACAAAGAAATCTTAAAGAAGGTGGGAATTGAGACATGACTAAGAAAGCTATTATAAGTGTTTATAACAAAGATGGTATTTTGGAGTTTGCTAAAGAACTAAAAAATCTCGGATACGAAATTATTTCAACCGGCGGAACAATGAAGTATCTAAAAGAAAATGGCGTTGATGTAATAAATATAAGTGATGTTACAAATTTTCCAGAGATTTTAGACGGAAGAGTAAAGACACTTCACCCAAATATTCATGCAGGAATTCTTGCAATAAAGGACAATAGTGAGCATGTCAAGACGTTAAACGAGCTATATATATCACCAATTGACATGGTTGTGGTTAACCTTTACCCTTTCAAGGAGACCATTTTCAGGGAAAATGTAGCATTTGAAGATGTGATAGAAAATATTGACATTGGTGGTCCTACCATGCTTCGCGCTGCAGCCAAGAATTTCAAATATACAACTGTCATAATAGACCCTGCTGACTATGGACTTGTATTAAAAGAGATAAAGGAAAATGGTGATGTCTCATTTGATACAAGGTTTTATCTTGCAACAAAGGTATTTGAATACACTTCGTACTACGATTCTATGATTTTTAACTACTTCAGATTTGTAAGAAAAGATAATTCTTTCCCCAAGCAACTTACAGTTCCACTTGAGAAGGCTAAGCAACTAAGATATGGTGAGAATCCTCATCAGCAGGCAAGTTTTTATAAAATAACTTTGCCGTTTATTGAAAAGTCCAATATAGTAAATGCTGAGCAGCTTCATGGTAAGGATCTTTCGTATAACAATATTCTTGACAGTGATAGTGCTATTGAACTTTTAAAAGAGTTTGATGAGCCAACATGTATTGCAATAAAACACAATAATCCCTGTGGTGTTGCATCAGGTGACAATATCTTTGAGGCATATAAGAAAGTATACAATAGCGACCCAGTGTCTATATTTGGGGGAATAGTTGCATTTAATAGGAAGGTAGATAGACAAACGGCTGAGGAGCTAAAAAAGATATTCCTTGAGATAGTGATTGCTCCTGACTTTGATGAAGATGCCCTATCTTTGCTTTCTACAAAAAAGGACCTTCGGATATTGAAACTTCCAACTTTGGATAAGGAAAATGTATATTATGATCTCAAATCAGTAAATGGTGGAATGCTTGTACAGGAAAAAGACAGGAAATTACTCAATGAAGATTACCAAGTTGTAACAGAAAGAAGGCCAACAGAAAAGGAAATAGAAGACTTGATATTTGCCTGGAAGGTTGTAAAACATGTAAAGTCAAATGCAATAGTTATTGCAAAGGACAAAATGACATTGGGGATAGGTATGGGACAGACAAATAGAATCTGGGCTGTTGAACATGCAATCTCACGTTCAAGATTTGATTTGAATGGAGCAGTACTTGCGTCAGATGCTTTCTTCCCATTTTCTGATAGTGTTGAAGCAGCAGGCAAAGCGGGAGTTACAGCTATCATTCAGCCTGGCGGGTCTATTAGAGATAAAGAGTCAATTGATGCTGCAAACAAATATAACATTGCTATGATATTTACGGGTATAAGGCATTTTAGGCACTAATTTTAGACACTAAAAAAGAGGTGTTTCAAAAGATGAGAATCCTGATTGTAGGAAATGGTGGGCGTGAACATGCCATCGCATGGAAGATTTATAATGAAGGTTACAAAGACTTGTTCTGTGCACCTGGAAATGCAGGGATTTGTGAGATTGCAACTTGTGTTGATATAAAGGTAAATGAATTTAGTAAGCTAAAAGACTTTTGCATAGAAAAAGAGATAGACTTTGTAATTGTCGGTCCGGACAATCCGCTTGCAGACGGAATTGTTGATTATCTTGAATCGTTTGGAATAAAGACATTTGGTCCAACAAAAGATGCTGCAATGATAGAAAGCAGCAAGGTGTTTGCAAAAGACCTGATGAAAAAGTACGGTATAAAGACAGCAAGATACAATGTGTTCTACAGCTATGAAGAGGCTTTAACTTTTGTAAATCAAAACGACAAGTATCCTCTTGTAATAAAGGCAGATGGTCTTGCATTGGGCAAAGGAGTGATAATTGCTCAAGACAAACTTGAGGCTTTGAATGCCCTCAATCTTATGATGAAAGAAAAGGTATTTGGTAAAGCAGGGGAAAAGATTGTCATTGAAGACTATTTAAAAGGTGAAGAAGTATCAGTTTTTGTCATCTCAGACGGTAAAGACATTGTGCCTTTGACAGTTGCACGAGACCATAAAAAAGCGTTTGACGGTGACAAAGGACCAAATACAGGTGGAATGGGAGCCTTTTCGCCATCAAGGCTTGTTGATAAAAAGCTTTTTGAAGACATCATTGAGAATATCATGCTAAAAGCAATATATGGGATGAGAAAAGAAGGAAGACCGTTTAAGGGTGTACTATATGGCGGATTAATCTTAACAGAAGAGGGGCCAATGGTTTTAGAGTTCAACTCCAGATTCGGCGACCCTGAAGCACAAGCTGTTTTACCACTTATGAAAAGTGAGCTTTTAGAAGTTATGGTAAAAGCTGCAGAAGGCAATTTGAAAGGCGTTGAGGCACGGTTTTCAGATTACTATTCAATTTGTGTTGTGCTTGCTTCAAAAGGCTATCCAGAAAAGTACGAGACTGGTTTTGTTATTGAAGGACTTGAAAAGGTTGAAAGTGACACAGTGGTATTTCACGCCAACACAAAGATTGAGGATGGCAAGATAAAAACAGCAGGTGGCAGAGTACTAAACATTGTAAGAGTTAACAAGACGTTAAAAGATGCAAAAGCAAAGGTGTATGAGGAAATTAAGAAGATTAACTTTGGGAATATGTTTTACAGAACTGATATAGGTGACAAAGAAATTTTTTAAAACACCTGTTTAGGAAGGTTTGGAGTGAGGTATAAATAATTTGTCAAAAAATTTTTAAAAGTAAGGAGTGAAGGTCTAAATTGGATATTTGGGTTTGTACTATATGCGGCTATGAGTATGATCCACAAAAAGGTGATCCAGAAAACGACATTCAACCAGGAACAAGGTTTGAAGACTTACCTGATGATTGGGTTTGTCCTATTTGTGGCGTTGGTAAGGATATGTTCGAGAAAAAATAAAAAAAGCTTCTAAAACTTGTGCCCTAAGTCGTTTTAAAGTTTGATGACTTAGGGCATTTTTATGGTATATAATAGTTAATATAAACAGGTAGAAGGACAAAGAGAGGAATGGTACTTGAAAATCACAGTTATATAGGGATTGATGAGCAAATAAAGAGATTAGGGGAAAAGCTTGAAAAGATCTCATATGAGTTTTTATTTTTTCAAAATGGTTTGAGTGTGAATATAAATTTTAAAGAATCTACCCAAATAAATAACATAGCAGTGGCAGTAAATATAAAA
This Caldicellulosiruptor changbaiensis DNA region includes the following protein-coding sequences:
- the purN gene encoding phosphoribosylglycinamide formyltransferase, with amino-acid sequence MKKLAVFVSGSGSNLQAIIDAIKNGEICAQISCVISNKKNAYALERARQNRIEAYYISKKDFPNEIEYEKYLVNFLKSREIDYIILAGFLYIFSEYFVEEFKNRIINIHPSLLPAFGGKGMYGLNVHKSVIEYGMKVTGATVHFVDSTTDGGPIILQKAIYVRDDDTPESLQKRVLEEVEWKIYPVAIKLLCEDKIEVIGRKVIIKDKEILKKVGIET
- the purM gene encoding phosphoribosylformylglycinamidine cyclo-ligase, with amino-acid sequence MTTYKDAGVNIEEGYKAVNLIKNIAKETFDLNVITDIGSFGSMYLLNIENSDYILVSGTDGVGTKLKIAFYMDKHDTVGIDCVAMCVNDILCHGAKPLFFLDYIACGKLKSEKVATIVKGIAEGCKIAGCSLVGGETAEMPGFYREEEYDLAGFAVGLVKKDSAICGQDVKEGDILIGLASSGVHSNGYSLVRKVFGIDENPKVLTKVSEELGLSLGEELLKPTRIYVKPVLKVLEKVKVKGIAHITGGGFFENIPRAFPKELVAVIEKGSWEILPIFRLIQQYGKVDENEMFSTFNMGIGMVLIVSKDDVETAMKILKEENISSYIIGTIEKGEGGVVLR
- the purD gene encoding phosphoribosylamine--glycine ligase; amino-acid sequence: MRILIVGNGGREHAIAWKIYNEGYKDLFCAPGNAGICEIATCVDIKVNEFSKLKDFCIEKEIDFVIVGPDNPLADGIVDYLESFGIKTFGPTKDAAMIESSKVFAKDLMKKYGIKTARYNVFYSYEEALTFVNQNDKYPLVIKADGLALGKGVIIAQDKLEALNALNLMMKEKVFGKAGEKIVIEDYLKGEEVSVFVISDGKDIVPLTVARDHKKAFDGDKGPNTGGMGAFSPSRLVDKKLFEDIIENIMLKAIYGMRKEGRPFKGVLYGGLILTEEGPMVLEFNSRFGDPEAQAVLPLMKSELLEVMVKAAEGNLKGVEARFSDYYSICVVLASKGYPEKYETGFVIEGLEKVESDTVVFHANTKIEDGKIKTAGGRVLNIVRVNKTLKDAKAKVYEEIKKINFGNMFYRTDIGDKEIF
- the rd gene encoding rubredoxin codes for the protein MDIWVCTICGYEYDPQKGDPENDIQPGTRFEDLPDDWVCPICGVGKDMFEKK
- the purH gene encoding bifunctional phosphoribosylaminoimidazolecarboxamide formyltransferase/IMP cyclohydrolase; protein product: MTKKAIISVYNKDGILEFAKELKNLGYEIISTGGTMKYLKENGVDVINISDVTNFPEILDGRVKTLHPNIHAGILAIKDNSEHVKTLNELYISPIDMVVVNLYPFKETIFRENVAFEDVIENIDIGGPTMLRAAAKNFKYTTVIIDPADYGLVLKEIKENGDVSFDTRFYLATKVFEYTSYYDSMIFNYFRFVRKDNSFPKQLTVPLEKAKQLRYGENPHQQASFYKITLPFIEKSNIVNAEQLHGKDLSYNNILDSDSAIELLKEFDEPTCIAIKHNNPCGVASGDNIFEAYKKVYNSDPVSIFGGIVAFNRKVDRQTAEELKKIFLEIVIAPDFDEDALSLLSTKKDLRILKLPTLDKENVYYDLKSVNGGMLVQEKDRKLLNEDYQVVTERRPTEKEIEDLIFAWKVVKHVKSNAIVIAKDKMTLGIGMGQTNRIWAVEHAISRSRFDLNGAVLASDAFFPFSDSVEAAGKAGVTAIIQPGGSIRDKESIDAANKYNIAMIFTGIRHFRH